From Halomarina ordinaria:
AGCGCCGCCCGTGCCCGCGCGCTCGCCTCGCGCGCCGCTTCGGGTCCGCGTCGCTTCACGACGAACGTGTCGGGTTCGGCCGCCAGCAGTTCGAGGAAGACCCGCGCGGCGCGGTCCGGGGCCGGCCCCTCGCTCGCGGTGATGCGCTCGGCCGCTCCGAACGTCCGGGGGAACCCCTCGACCCACTCGCGGGCCACGCCGTCGACGCTCGCGCTGCGCTCCAGCACGTCGAACAGCGTCAGCCCCCGCTCGCGGATGGCGGGTTCGGCCGCGCTCCCCCGGCGGACGTCGAGCGGTTCCAGCCCGGCGGGGGGGTCAGGGACGCCCACGTCGACGTGTTCGAACGCGCGGTAGAACGTGCAGGCGTCGTCGACGGTCGTCGCCTCGCAGACGCGACGGACGCCCCCCTTCGAGAGGGCCCCCTCGCTCGCCGCGCGGACGAGCGGAACGAGCACCAGCAGCGCGCCGAACTGCGTGTTCCCGCCGCGCTGTTCGGCCATCCCGGCGACGGCCCGTTCGAAGGCCTCGCCTATCGGCCCGTCGCCCCCCGCGAGGCGGAGGCCGGGCGCGCTCCCGACCGCCCCCGCGAGGAAGTGTTCGAACCGGAGGTCGTCGTGGTCGCGCCGGCGGTCGACGTTGCCCGGCTTCGGCGTCCCGGCCACCTCCAGCAGGAGCGCGAGTTCCGCGTTCCGCGCGTGGTCGCGCCTCACCATCGGCCGTCGACCCTCCCCGGGCGGCGCGCGTCGGCGTCGAACCACTCGTCGGCGGCCGCCCGGACGCGCGCGAGCACGCGCGGGTCGTCGCTCGGCCGCCCGACGCTCACCGCGTCGGCGCCGTGCCCGAGGTACTCCCGGACGGTCGCCCGGTCGCGGACGCCGTTGTTGGCGACGAGGAAGCAGTCGCACGCGTTTCGAACGTCGGCGACGACCGACTCCGCGTCCATCGCGTCGACGTGTAGCACGCCCGCGCCGGCGCGCTCGACCCGACGGGCGAGGTCGGGGAGGTCGACGCCCTCGACCTCGGCGCGGACCTTCACGCTCACCGTCGCGCCGGCGTCGCTCGCCGCCCGGACCTGGGCGGCGAGGCGTTCGGGACGTCGAAGCAGCGACTCGCCGGCGCCCGCGGCGCACATCTCCGCCTGCCGGCAGTGGGCGTTCACCTCCAGTATCGCGTCGTGTGCACGACAGACTGCGCCCACGCGCCGGAGCGGCGCAAGTGTCGCGCTCCGGACGTTCACCGCCGGGCGGAGCGGGACGCCGTCGAGCGCTTCGAACTGGCGCTCGACGAACGCGACGGGGTCGGGGGGGAGGAACTCCTCCCGGTCGCGGTCGACCATGGCGCGGGCGGCGTCGCGCGTCGCGTCGTCGAGTGCGATACCGCCGAGGAACGCACACCCGGCGTACCGACTCCCCCGGCGCGCCCACCCGGCGTCCGCGGCCCCGCTGAGGCTGGCGAGCGCCACGCGGGGGGCGAACTGACTCATCGGACGGCCTCCAGCGCCTCGCGGACGGCGCGCGCGACCCGCTCGCTGTCGGCGTCCGTGTCGAGGGTCGTGTCCGTCCGGACGACCGGGCGTCCCAGGTCGGTGGGGTCCGCCTCGTCGAGGACGAACGCGTCGGCGAAGGGGTAGGCCTCGGCGACGCCGGCGGTCGAGGGGTCGTAGCCGACGGCGGCCATGAGCGTCGCCGCCGGGCCGGAGAACACCCGGTCGCCGACGAACGGCGAGACGACGACGACCGGCGTCGCCGCCAGCGCGCGGCCGACGGCGTCCATCGCCAGCATCGGCCCGAGGCTCGTCACCGGGTTCGATGGCCCGACCACGACGGGGTCCGCGAGGGCGGAGCGGACGGCCGCCGTCGGCTCTGCGGTCTCGGCCCCGCGGAACTCCACCTCCGTGACGGTCGGCGCGCCGCCCTCCGCGACCCACCACTCCTGGAAGTGCATCGGCCCGTCGGGGGTGTGGACGAGCGTCGCCACCGGGTCGTCGCTCATCGGGAGGAGGTCGCGGTCGAGGCCGAAGGCGTCGGCGAGGAGTCGCGTCGCCTCCGTGAGCGTCCGCCCCTCGTCGAGGAGGCTCGTGCGCGTCAGGTGGACGGCCCGGTCGCGGTCGCCGATGTACATGAACTCACCGACGCCGGAGAAGCGCCGCCAGCGCGCGATGTCCCGCCCCGCGGTCTGGCGGGCGGCGGGGAGGTAACGCGCGCCCGCGTCGAGGCCCGCCCGCTCCGCGATGGCGCCCAGTTCCTCGTGGGTCGTCCCCTCGTCGTCGTCGATACCCCACCACGTCTCCCGGTCGAGGACGCCGCCGTCGAGGAAGAGGACGGTGTCGAGGTCCGGCGAGACGAACAGGCCGCCGAGTTCCACGTCGTCGCCCGTGTTGCCGACGACGGTCGTCCCCCCCGGCGGGAAGACGTCGGCAGCCCCCGCGAG
This genomic window contains:
- a CDS encoding triphosphoribosyl-dephospho-CoA synthase, with the protein product MVRRDHARNAELALLLEVAGTPKPGNVDRRRDHDDLRFEHFLAGAVGSAPGLRLAGGDGPIGEAFERAVAGMAEQRGGNTQFGALLVLVPLVRAASEGALSKGGVRRVCEATTVDDACTFYRAFEHVDVGVPDPPAGLEPLDVRRGSAAEPAIRERGLTLFDVLERSASVDGVAREWVEGFPRTFGAAERITASEGPAPDRAARVFLELLAAEPDTFVVKRRGPEAAREASARARAALDGETDPEALAEAFVAEGINPGTTADLTAGALFVALERGLPV
- a CDS encoding tRNA-dihydrouridine synthase, coding for MSQFAPRVALASLSGAADAGWARRGSRYAGCAFLGGIALDDATRDAARAMVDRDREEFLPPDPVAFVERQFEALDGVPLRPAVNVRSATLAPLRRVGAVCRAHDAILEVNAHCRQAEMCAAGAGESLLRRPERLAAQVRAASDAGATVSVKVRAEVEGVDLPDLARRVERAGAGVLHVDAMDAESVVADVRNACDCFLVANNGVRDRATVREYLGHGADAVSVGRPSDDPRVLARVRAAADEWFDADARRPGRVDGRW
- the cofD gene encoding 2-phospho-L-lactate transferase — protein: MTTFLAGGTGTPKLLAGAADVFPPGGTTVVGNTGDDVELGGLFVSPDLDTVLFLDGGVLDRETWWGIDDDEGTTHEELGAIAERAGLDAGARYLPAARQTAGRDIARWRRFSGVGEFMYIGDRDRAVHLTRTSLLDEGRTLTEATRLLADAFGLDRDLLPMSDDPVATLVHTPDGPMHFQEWWVAEGGAPTVTEVEFRGAETAEPTAAVRSALADPVVVGPSNPVTSLGPMLAMDAVGRALAATPVVVVSPFVGDRVFSGPAATLMAAVGYDPSTAGVAEAYPFADAFVLDEADPTDLGRPVVRTDTTLDTDADSERVARAVREALEAVR